A stretch of Pseudochaenichthys georgianus chromosome 2, fPseGeo1.2, whole genome shotgun sequence DNA encodes these proteins:
- the c1ql2 gene encoding complement C1q-like protein 2: MVLIALAVAVPLLLLRAPDTSAYHYEMMGTCRMVCDPYTPKPGATTMEVIQNGVAPQPPMAQGSRGEPGRTGKTGARGTPGAPGPPGPRGPPGERGVRKVAAVTGAGGSDNAELESVNSTSSGFKIAFYVGLKNPHEGYEVLKFDDVITNLGNRYDASTGKFTCHVSGIYFFTYHVLMRGGDGTSMWADLCKNGQVRASAIAQDADQNYDYASNSAVLHLDSGDEIYVKLDGGKAHGGNNNKYSTFSGFILYPD, from the exons ATGGTCCTGATCGCTCTGGCCGTGGCCGTCCCGTTACTTCTGCTCCGCGCGCCGGACACCTCTGCGTACCACTACGAGATGATGGGCACCTGTCGGATGGTGTGCGACCCGTACACTCCCAAACCTGGCGCCACCACCATGGAGGTGATCCAAAACGGTGTCGCTCCGCAGCCCCCCATGGCGCAGGGGAGCCGAGGGGAACCGGGGAGAACGGGGAAAACGGGAGCGAGGGGCACACCGGGAGCACCAGGACCCCCGGGTCCGAGGGGCCCCCCAGGGGAAAGAGGAGTCAGGAAAGTCGCCGCGGTGACCGGAGCTGGCGGTTCTGATAACGCAGAGTTGGAAAGTGTGAACTCCACGTCCAGCGGATTCAAGATCGCTTTCTACGTGGGTCTGAAGAACCCACACGAGGGCTACGAGGTATTAAAGTTTGACGACGTGATTACAAACTTGGGGAACCGGTACGACGCGAGCACCGGGAAGTTCACCTGCCATGTGTCCGGGATCTATTTCTTCACCTACCATGTGCTGATGCGCGGAGGAGACGGGACCAGCATGTGGGCCGACCTGTGCAAAAACGGACAG GTCAGAGCCAGCGCCATCGCCCAGGACGCAGACCAGAACTACGACTACGCCAGCAACAGCGCCGTGCTGCACCTGGACTCTGGAGACGAGATCTACGTCAAGCTGGACGGAGGCAAAGCTCACGGGGGGAACAACAACAAGTACAGCACCTTCTCCGGCTTCATCTTATACCCCGACTAA